The Bos indicus x Bos taurus breed Angus x Brahman F1 hybrid chromosome 11, Bos_hybrid_MaternalHap_v2.0, whole genome shotgun sequence genome includes a region encoding these proteins:
- the EGFL7 gene encoding epidermal growth factor-like protein 7 isoform X4, producing MREPPSPGECPGQQRAPIPAHTHTQATPRRRPFHPETQAMWGSQELLPLWFLVLAAGGMEHVYRPGRRVCVVGAPQGPASESFVQRVYQPFLTTCDGYRACSTYRTLYRTAYRRRPGPDPTRPRYACCPGWKWTGGVPGACGAAICQPPCQNGGSCVQPGRCHCPAGWQGNACQTDVDECSAGEGGCPQRCVNTAGSYWCQCWEGHRPSVDRAVCLPERGAPRVTPDPTTARHGARPRTSAQTTLSTAAVLGTLAPGGQAWERTVRSRRKYRGSSRGWTCWSRSCSSCWPHCTAWPPEPWSTDSLTQAASWPTPSSSWTASTL from the exons ATGAGGGAGCCCCCTTCCCCAGGTGAGTGCCCCGGGCAGCAGCGGGCACCgatacctgcacacacacacactcag GCCACCCCGAGGAGAAGGCCGTTCCACCCGGAAACTCAGGCCATGTGGGGCTCCCAGGAGCTGCTTCCACTCTGGTTCCTGGTGCTGGCAGCGGGCGGCATGGAGCACGTCTACCGGCCTGG ACGCAGGGTGTGCGTCGTCGGGGCTCCCCAGGGCCCCGCGTCCGAGTCCTTCGTGCAGCGTGTATACCAGCCCTTCCTCACCACCTGCGACGGCTACCGTGCCTGCAGCACCTACCG GACCCTCTACAGAACCGCCTACCGCCGCCGCCCCGGGCCGGACCCCACCCGGCCTCGCTACGCCTGCTGCCCTGGCTGGAAGTGGACCGGCGGGGTGCCAGGGGCCTGTGGGGCAG caaTATGCCAGCCACCATGCCAGAATGGAGGGAGCTGTGTCCAGCCTGGCCGCTGTCACTGCCCTGCAGGATGGCAGGGCAACGCCTGCCAGACAG ATGTGGACGAGTGCAGCGCCGGAGAGGGCGGCTGTCCCCAGCGCTGTGTCAACACAGCGGGCAGTTACTGGTGCCAGTGTTGGGAGGGGCACCGCCCATCTGTGGACAGGGCAGTCTGCCTGCCTGAGAGAGGAGCCCCCAGGGTGACCCCAGACCCCACGACAG CCCGGCACGGAGCGCGCCCGCGGACGTCAGCTCAGACCACCCTGAGCACGGCGGCGGTGTTGGGGACCCTGGCCCCCGGGGGGCAGGCATGG GAGCGGACAGTGAGGTCAAGGAGGAAGTACAGAGGCTCCAGTCGAGGGTGGACATGCTGGAGCAG AAGCTGCAGCTCGTGCTGGCCCCACTGCACAGCCTGGCCTCCCGAGCCCTGGAGCACGGACTCCCTGACCCAGGCAGCCTCCTGGCCCACTCCCTCCAGCAGCTGGACCGCATCGACTCTCTGA
- the EGFL7 gene encoding epidermal growth factor-like protein 7 isoform X7 — MAEPGHGQQQTPAPGRHGRPPPPRRAAATSIRGMREPPSPGECPGQQRAPIPAHTHTQATPRRRPFHPETQAMWGSQELLPLWFLVLAAGGMEHVYRPGRRVCVVGAPQGPASESFVQRVYQPFLTTCDGYRACSTYRTLYRTAYRRRPGPDPTRPRYACCPGWKWTGGVPGACGAAICQPPCQNGGSCVQPGRCHCPAGWQGNACQTDVDECSAGEGGCPQRCVNTAGSYWCQCWEGHRPSVDRAVCLPERGAPRVTPDPTTAGDTAPLLVTGHYYFWYAL; from the exons ATGGCCGAGCCGGGGCACGGGCAGCAGCAG ACCCCGGCACCAGGGAGGCACGGGCGGCCCCCACCACCCAGAAGAGCTGCTGCCACCAGCATCCGGGGCATGAGGGAGCCCCCTTCCCCAGGTGAGTGCCCCGGGCAGCAGCGGGCACCgatacctgcacacacacacactcag GCCACCCCGAGGAGAAGGCCGTTCCACCCGGAAACTCAGGCCATGTGGGGCTCCCAGGAGCTGCTTCCACTCTGGTTCCTGGTGCTGGCAGCGGGCGGCATGGAGCACGTCTACCGGCCTGG ACGCAGGGTGTGCGTCGTCGGGGCTCCCCAGGGCCCCGCGTCCGAGTCCTTCGTGCAGCGTGTATACCAGCCCTTCCTCACCACCTGCGACGGCTACCGTGCCTGCAGCACCTACCG GACCCTCTACAGAACCGCCTACCGCCGCCGCCCCGGGCCGGACCCCACCCGGCCTCGCTACGCCTGCTGCCCTGGCTGGAAGTGGACCGGCGGGGTGCCAGGGGCCTGTGGGGCAG caaTATGCCAGCCACCATGCCAGAATGGAGGGAGCTGTGTCCAGCCTGGCCGCTGTCACTGCCCTGCAGGATGGCAGGGCAACGCCTGCCAGACAG ATGTGGACGAGTGCAGCGCCGGAGAGGGCGGCTGTCCCCAGCGCTGTGTCAACACAGCGGGCAGTTACTGGTGCCAGTGTTGGGAGGGGCACCGCCCATCTGTGGACAGGGCAGTCTGCCTGCCTGAGAGAGGAGCCCCCAGGGTGACCCCAGACCCCACGACAG CCGGAGACACAGCACCTCTGCTGGTGACGGGACATTATTACTTTTGGTACGCGCTGTGA
- the EGFL7 gene encoding epidermal growth factor-like protein 7 isoform X6, whose translation MWGSQELLPLWFLVLAAGGMEHVYRPGRRVCVVGAPQGPASESFVQRVYQPFLTTCDGYRACSTYRTLYRTAYRRRPGPDPTRPRYACCPGWKWTGGVPGACGAAICQPPCQNGGSCVQPGRCHCPAGWQGNACQTDVDECSAGEGGCPQRCVNTAGSYWCQCWEGHRPSVDRAVCLPERGAPRVTPDPTTARHGARPRTSAQTTLSTAAVLGTLAPGGQAWERTVRSRRKYRGSSRGWTCWSRSCSSCWPHCTAWPPEPWSTDSLTQAASWPTPSSSWTASTL comes from the exons ATGTGGGGCTCCCAGGAGCTGCTTCCACTCTGGTTCCTGGTGCTGGCAGCGGGCGGCATGGAGCACGTCTACCGGCCTGG ACGCAGGGTGTGCGTCGTCGGGGCTCCCCAGGGCCCCGCGTCCGAGTCCTTCGTGCAGCGTGTATACCAGCCCTTCCTCACCACCTGCGACGGCTACCGTGCCTGCAGCACCTACCG GACCCTCTACAGAACCGCCTACCGCCGCCGCCCCGGGCCGGACCCCACCCGGCCTCGCTACGCCTGCTGCCCTGGCTGGAAGTGGACCGGCGGGGTGCCAGGGGCCTGTGGGGCAG caaTATGCCAGCCACCATGCCAGAATGGAGGGAGCTGTGTCCAGCCTGGCCGCTGTCACTGCCCTGCAGGATGGCAGGGCAACGCCTGCCAGACAG ATGTGGACGAGTGCAGCGCCGGAGAGGGCGGCTGTCCCCAGCGCTGTGTCAACACAGCGGGCAGTTACTGGTGCCAGTGTTGGGAGGGGCACCGCCCATCTGTGGACAGGGCAGTCTGCCTGCCTGAGAGAGGAGCCCCCAGGGTGACCCCAGACCCCACGACAG CCCGGCACGGAGCGCGCCCGCGGACGTCAGCTCAGACCACCCTGAGCACGGCGGCGGTGTTGGGGACCCTGGCCCCCGGGGGGCAGGCATGG GAGCGGACAGTGAGGTCAAGGAGGAAGTACAGAGGCTCCAGTCGAGGGTGGACATGCTGGAGCAG AAGCTGCAGCTCGTGCTGGCCCCACTGCACAGCCTGGCCTCCCGAGCCCTGGAGCACGGACTCCCTGACCCAGGCAGCCTCCTGGCCCACTCCCTCCAGCAGCTGGACCGCATCGACTCTCTGA
- the EGFL7 gene encoding epidermal growth factor-like protein 7 isoform X5, producing the protein MAQEQAPVHRTGGRPLEAPRGGGRGAAGPTPGPGRRQRWPWPSRGTGSSRTPTQHPELCGEAFHLGVSGPPSNEHSQAEDPGTREARAAPTTQKSCCHQHPGHEGAPFPRPPRGEGRSTRKLRPCGAPRSCFHSGSWCWQRAAWSTSTGLDAGCASSGLPRAPRPSPSCSVYTSPSSPPATATVPAAPTGPSTEPPTAAAPGRTPPGLATPAALAGSGPAGCQGPVGQQYASHHARMEGAVSSLAAVTALQDGRATPARQMWTSAAPERAAVPSAVSTQRAVTGASVGRGTAHLWTGQSACLREEPPG; encoded by the exons ATGGCCCAGGAGCAGGCTCCCGTGCACCGGACAGGCGGGCGGCCTCTGGAGGCACCTCGAGGTGGCGGGCGAGGGGCGGCAGGGCCCACCCCCGGCCCGGGGAGGCGGCAGAGGTGGCCATGGCCGAGCCGGGGCACGGGCAGCAGCAG GACACCCACCCAGCACCCCGAGCTGTGCGGAGAAGCTTTCCATCTGGGGGTCTCAGGACCCCCCAGCAATGAACACAGCCAGGCTGAGG ACCCCGGCACCAGGGAGGCACGGGCGGCCCCCACCACCCAGAAGAGCTGCTGCCACCAGCATCCGGGGCATGAGGGAGCCCCCTTCCCCAG GCCACCCCGAGGAGAAGGCCGTTCCACCCGGAAACTCAGGCCATGTGGGGCTCCCAGGAGCTGCTTCCACTCTGGTTCCTGGTGCTGGCAGCGGGCGGCATGGAGCACGTCTACCGGCCTGG ACGCAGGGTGTGCGTCGTCGGGGCTCCCCAGGGCCCCGCGTCCGAGTCCTTCGTGCAGCGTGTATACCAGCCCTTCCTCACCACCTGCGACGGCTACCGTGCCTGCAGCACCTACCG GACCCTCTACAGAACCGCCTACCGCCGCCGCCCCGGGCCGGACCCCACCCGGCCTCGCTACGCCTGCTGCCCTGGCTGGAAGTGGACCGGCGGGGTGCCAGGGGCCTGTGGGGCAG caaTATGCCAGCCACCATGCCAGAATGGAGGGAGCTGTGTCCAGCCTGGCCGCTGTCACTGCCCTGCAGGATGGCAGGGCAACGCCTGCCAGACAG ATGTGGACGAGTGCAGCGCCGGAGAGGGCGGCTGTCCCCAGCGCTGTGTCAACACAGCGGGCAGTTACTGGTGCCAGTGTTGGGAGGGGCACCGCCCATCTGTGGACAGGGCAGTCTGCCTGCCTGAGAGAGGAGCCCCCAGGGTGA
- the EGFL7 gene encoding epidermal growth factor-like protein 7 isoform X8: protein MWGSQELLPLWFLVLAAGGMEHVYRPGRRVCVVGAPQGPASESFVQRVYQPFLTTCDGYRACSTYRTLYRTAYRRRPGPDPTRPRYACCPGWKWTGGVPGACGAAICQPPCQNGGSCVQPGRCHCPAGWQGNACQTDVDECSAGEGGCPQRCVNTAGSYWCQCWEGHRPSVDRAVCLPERGAPRVTPDPTTGADSEVKEEVQRLQSRVDMLEQKLQLVLAPLHSLASRALEHGLPDPGSLLAHSLQQLDRIDSLSEQISFLEEQLGSCSCKKEV, encoded by the exons ATGTGGGGCTCCCAGGAGCTGCTTCCACTCTGGTTCCTGGTGCTGGCAGCGGGCGGCATGGAGCACGTCTACCGGCCTGG ACGCAGGGTGTGCGTCGTCGGGGCTCCCCAGGGCCCCGCGTCCGAGTCCTTCGTGCAGCGTGTATACCAGCCCTTCCTCACCACCTGCGACGGCTACCGTGCCTGCAGCACCTACCG GACCCTCTACAGAACCGCCTACCGCCGCCGCCCCGGGCCGGACCCCACCCGGCCTCGCTACGCCTGCTGCCCTGGCTGGAAGTGGACCGGCGGGGTGCCAGGGGCCTGTGGGGCAG caaTATGCCAGCCACCATGCCAGAATGGAGGGAGCTGTGTCCAGCCTGGCCGCTGTCACTGCCCTGCAGGATGGCAGGGCAACGCCTGCCAGACAG ATGTGGACGAGTGCAGCGCCGGAGAGGGCGGCTGTCCCCAGCGCTGTGTCAACACAGCGGGCAGTTACTGGTGCCAGTGTTGGGAGGGGCACCGCCCATCTGTGGACAGGGCAGTCTGCCTGCCTGAGAGAGGAGCCCCCAGGGTGACCCCAGACCCCACGACAG GAGCGGACAGTGAGGTCAAGGAGGAAGTACAGAGGCTCCAGTCGAGGGTGGACATGCTGGAGCAG AAGCTGCAGCTCGTGCTGGCCCCACTGCACAGCCTGGCCTCCCGAGCCCTGGAGCACGGACTCCCTGACCCAGGCAGCCTCCTGGCCCACTCCCTCCAGCAGCTGGACCGCATCGACTCTCTGAGCGAGCAGATCTCGTTCCTGGAGGAGCAGCTGGGCTCCT GTTCCTGCAAGAAGGAGGTGTGA
- the EGFL7 gene encoding epidermal growth factor-like protein 7 isoform X2 has product MNTARLRTPAPGRHGRPPPPRRAAATSIRGMREPPSPGECPGQQRAPIPAHTHTQATPRRRPFHPETQAMWGSQELLPLWFLVLAAGGMEHVYRPGRRVCVVGAPQGPASESFVQRVYQPFLTTCDGYRACSTYRTLYRTAYRRRPGPDPTRPRYACCPGWKWTGGVPGACGAAICQPPCQNGGSCVQPGRCHCPAGWQGNACQTDVDECSAGEGGCPQRCVNTAGSYWCQCWEGHRPSVDRAVCLPERGAPRVTPDPTTARHGARPRTSAQTTLSTAAVLGTLAPGGQAWERTVRSRRKYRGSSRGWTCWSRSCSSCWPHCTAWPPEPWSTDSLTQAASWPTPSSSWTASTL; this is encoded by the exons ATGAACACAGCCAGGCTGAGG ACCCCGGCACCAGGGAGGCACGGGCGGCCCCCACCACCCAGAAGAGCTGCTGCCACCAGCATCCGGGGCATGAGGGAGCCCCCTTCCCCAGGTGAGTGCCCCGGGCAGCAGCGGGCACCgatacctgcacacacacacactcag GCCACCCCGAGGAGAAGGCCGTTCCACCCGGAAACTCAGGCCATGTGGGGCTCCCAGGAGCTGCTTCCACTCTGGTTCCTGGTGCTGGCAGCGGGCGGCATGGAGCACGTCTACCGGCCTGG ACGCAGGGTGTGCGTCGTCGGGGCTCCCCAGGGCCCCGCGTCCGAGTCCTTCGTGCAGCGTGTATACCAGCCCTTCCTCACCACCTGCGACGGCTACCGTGCCTGCAGCACCTACCG GACCCTCTACAGAACCGCCTACCGCCGCCGCCCCGGGCCGGACCCCACCCGGCCTCGCTACGCCTGCTGCCCTGGCTGGAAGTGGACCGGCGGGGTGCCAGGGGCCTGTGGGGCAG caaTATGCCAGCCACCATGCCAGAATGGAGGGAGCTGTGTCCAGCCTGGCCGCTGTCACTGCCCTGCAGGATGGCAGGGCAACGCCTGCCAGACAG ATGTGGACGAGTGCAGCGCCGGAGAGGGCGGCTGTCCCCAGCGCTGTGTCAACACAGCGGGCAGTTACTGGTGCCAGTGTTGGGAGGGGCACCGCCCATCTGTGGACAGGGCAGTCTGCCTGCCTGAGAGAGGAGCCCCCAGGGTGACCCCAGACCCCACGACAG CCCGGCACGGAGCGCGCCCGCGGACGTCAGCTCAGACCACCCTGAGCACGGCGGCGGTGTTGGGGACCCTGGCCCCCGGGGGGCAGGCATGG GAGCGGACAGTGAGGTCAAGGAGGAAGTACAGAGGCTCCAGTCGAGGGTGGACATGCTGGAGCAG AAGCTGCAGCTCGTGCTGGCCCCACTGCACAGCCTGGCCTCCCGAGCCCTGGAGCACGGACTCCCTGACCCAGGCAGCCTCCTGGCCCACTCCCTCCAGCAGCTGGACCGCATCGACTCTCTGA
- the EGFL7 gene encoding epidermal growth factor-like protein 7 isoform X1 → MAEPGHGQQQTPAPGRHGRPPPPRRAAATSIRGMREPPSPGECPGQQRAPIPAHTHTQATPRRRPFHPETQAMWGSQELLPLWFLVLAAGGMEHVYRPGRRVCVVGAPQGPASESFVQRVYQPFLTTCDGYRACSTYRTLYRTAYRRRPGPDPTRPRYACCPGWKWTGGVPGACGAAICQPPCQNGGSCVQPGRCHCPAGWQGNACQTDVDECSAGEGGCPQRCVNTAGSYWCQCWEGHRPSVDRAVCLPERGAPRVTPDPTTARHGARPRTSAQTTLSTAAVLGTLAPGGQAWERTVRSRRKYRGSSRGWTCWSRSCSSCWPHCTAWPPEPWSTDSLTQAASWPTPSSSWTASTL, encoded by the exons ATGGCCGAGCCGGGGCACGGGCAGCAGCAG ACCCCGGCACCAGGGAGGCACGGGCGGCCCCCACCACCCAGAAGAGCTGCTGCCACCAGCATCCGGGGCATGAGGGAGCCCCCTTCCCCAGGTGAGTGCCCCGGGCAGCAGCGGGCACCgatacctgcacacacacacactcag GCCACCCCGAGGAGAAGGCCGTTCCACCCGGAAACTCAGGCCATGTGGGGCTCCCAGGAGCTGCTTCCACTCTGGTTCCTGGTGCTGGCAGCGGGCGGCATGGAGCACGTCTACCGGCCTGG ACGCAGGGTGTGCGTCGTCGGGGCTCCCCAGGGCCCCGCGTCCGAGTCCTTCGTGCAGCGTGTATACCAGCCCTTCCTCACCACCTGCGACGGCTACCGTGCCTGCAGCACCTACCG GACCCTCTACAGAACCGCCTACCGCCGCCGCCCCGGGCCGGACCCCACCCGGCCTCGCTACGCCTGCTGCCCTGGCTGGAAGTGGACCGGCGGGGTGCCAGGGGCCTGTGGGGCAG caaTATGCCAGCCACCATGCCAGAATGGAGGGAGCTGTGTCCAGCCTGGCCGCTGTCACTGCCCTGCAGGATGGCAGGGCAACGCCTGCCAGACAG ATGTGGACGAGTGCAGCGCCGGAGAGGGCGGCTGTCCCCAGCGCTGTGTCAACACAGCGGGCAGTTACTGGTGCCAGTGTTGGGAGGGGCACCGCCCATCTGTGGACAGGGCAGTCTGCCTGCCTGAGAGAGGAGCCCCCAGGGTGACCCCAGACCCCACGACAG CCCGGCACGGAGCGCGCCCGCGGACGTCAGCTCAGACCACCCTGAGCACGGCGGCGGTGTTGGGGACCCTGGCCCCCGGGGGGCAGGCATGG GAGCGGACAGTGAGGTCAAGGAGGAAGTACAGAGGCTCCAGTCGAGGGTGGACATGCTGGAGCAG AAGCTGCAGCTCGTGCTGGCCCCACTGCACAGCCTGGCCTCCCGAGCCCTGGAGCACGGACTCCCTGACCCAGGCAGCCTCCTGGCCCACTCCCTCCAGCAGCTGGACCGCATCGACTCTCTGA
- the EGFL7 gene encoding epidermal growth factor-like protein 7 isoform X3 codes for MAEPGHGQQQTPAPGRHGRPPPPRRAAATSIRGMREPPSPGECPGQQRAPIPAHTHTQATPRRRPFHPETQAMWGSQELLPLWFLVLAAGGMEHVYRPGRRVCVVGAPQGPASESFVQRVYQPFLTTCDGYRACSTYRTLYRTAYRRRPGPDPTRPRYACCPGWKWTGGVPGACGAAICQPPCQNGGSCVQPGRCHCPAGWQGNACQTDVDECSAGEGGCPQRCVNTAGSYWCQCWEGHRPSVDRAVCLPERGAPRVTPDPTTGADSEVKEEVQRLQSRVDMLEQKLQLVLAPLHSLASRALEHGLPDPGSLLAHSLQQLDRIDSLSEQISFLEEQLGSCSCKKEV; via the exons ATGGCCGAGCCGGGGCACGGGCAGCAGCAG ACCCCGGCACCAGGGAGGCACGGGCGGCCCCCACCACCCAGAAGAGCTGCTGCCACCAGCATCCGGGGCATGAGGGAGCCCCCTTCCCCAGGTGAGTGCCCCGGGCAGCAGCGGGCACCgatacctgcacacacacacactcag GCCACCCCGAGGAGAAGGCCGTTCCACCCGGAAACTCAGGCCATGTGGGGCTCCCAGGAGCTGCTTCCACTCTGGTTCCTGGTGCTGGCAGCGGGCGGCATGGAGCACGTCTACCGGCCTGG ACGCAGGGTGTGCGTCGTCGGGGCTCCCCAGGGCCCCGCGTCCGAGTCCTTCGTGCAGCGTGTATACCAGCCCTTCCTCACCACCTGCGACGGCTACCGTGCCTGCAGCACCTACCG GACCCTCTACAGAACCGCCTACCGCCGCCGCCCCGGGCCGGACCCCACCCGGCCTCGCTACGCCTGCTGCCCTGGCTGGAAGTGGACCGGCGGGGTGCCAGGGGCCTGTGGGGCAG caaTATGCCAGCCACCATGCCAGAATGGAGGGAGCTGTGTCCAGCCTGGCCGCTGTCACTGCCCTGCAGGATGGCAGGGCAACGCCTGCCAGACAG ATGTGGACGAGTGCAGCGCCGGAGAGGGCGGCTGTCCCCAGCGCTGTGTCAACACAGCGGGCAGTTACTGGTGCCAGTGTTGGGAGGGGCACCGCCCATCTGTGGACAGGGCAGTCTGCCTGCCTGAGAGAGGAGCCCCCAGGGTGACCCCAGACCCCACGACAG GAGCGGACAGTGAGGTCAAGGAGGAAGTACAGAGGCTCCAGTCGAGGGTGGACATGCTGGAGCAG AAGCTGCAGCTCGTGCTGGCCCCACTGCACAGCCTGGCCTCCCGAGCCCTGGAGCACGGACTCCCTGACCCAGGCAGCCTCCTGGCCCACTCCCTCCAGCAGCTGGACCGCATCGACTCTCTGAGCGAGCAGATCTCGTTCCTGGAGGAGCAGCTGGGCTCCT GTTCCTGCAAGAAGGAGGTGTGA